The Pseudoliparis swirei isolate HS2019 ecotype Mariana Trench chromosome 16, NWPU_hadal_v1, whole genome shotgun sequence genome includes a window with the following:
- the LOC130206445 gene encoding potassium voltage-gated channel subfamily S member 2-like: MTGQALGTPGGRDHNAAIRINVGGFKRRLQSVTLSRFPETRLARLLHCQSKESILELCDDYDDTEKEFYFDRNPALFPYVLNFYNTGRLHVMAELCIFSFSQEIEYWGINEFFIDSCCSSAYHCRKMDQDREDWDDRSDEGSTTSSFDELLEFYSDATKFDKQPLGSARRRVWLMLDNPGYSVTSRIISILSILVVLGSIVTMCMNSMSEFSLLDSEGLPAEDPRFETVEHFGIGWFTFELVARFAVAPDLLHFFEHPLNVIDLVSILPFYLTLLINLVVESSPALANLGRVAQVLRLMRIFRILKLARHSTGLRSLGATLRNSYKEVGLLLLYMAVGVSFFSVMAYTVEKEDSDDFSTIPACWWWATVSMTTVGYGDVVPVSIAGKLTASACILAGILVVVLPITLIFNKFSLFYKRQKQLEVAMRSCDFDEGIKEVPSVNLRNYYAHKVKSLMASLSNMSRSSPSDHSLNESIH, translated from the coding sequence ATGACAGGTCAGGCCCTGGGGACACCGGGTGGCCGGGACCACAACGCCGCCATCCGCATCAACGTGGGCGGCTTTAAGAGGCGCCTCCAGTCCGTCACCCTCTCCCGCTTCCCCGAGACGAGGCTCGCGCGCTTGCTCCACTGCCAGTCCAAAGAGTCCATCCTGGAGCTGTGCGACGACTACGACGACACGGAGAAGGAGTTCTACTTCGACCGGAACCCGGCGCTCTTCCCTTACGTGTTGAATTTCTACAACACGGGCCGGCTGCACGTCATGGCCGAGTTGTGcatcttctccttcagccaggaGATCGAGTACTGGGGCATCAACGAGTTCTTCATCGACTCGTGCTGCAGCAGCGCGTACCACTGCCGGAAGATGGACCAGGACCGGGAGGACTGGGACGACCGGAGCGACGAAGGGAGCACCACGTCCTCTTTCGACGAGCTGTTGGAGTTTTACAGCGACGCTACCAAGTTTGACAAGCAGCCGCTCGGGAGCGCGCGTCGACGCGTGTGGCTGATGCTGGACAACCCCGGCTACTCCGTGACCAGCCGTATCATCagcatcctctccatcctcgtGGTGCTCGGCTCCATAGTCACCATGTGCATGAACAGCATGAGCGAGTTCAGCCTGCTGGACAGCGAGGGGCTCCCCGCGGAGGACCCCCGGTTCGAGACCGTGGAGCACTTTGGCATCGGCTGGTTCACTTTTGAGCTGGTCGCCAGGTTCGCGGTGGCGCCGGACCTGCTGCACTTCTTTGAGCACCCGTTGAACGTGATCGACCTGGTGTCCATACTTCCGTTCTACCTGACGCTGCTCATCAACCTGGTGGTGGAGAGCAGCCCAGCGCTGGCCAACCTGGGACGCGTCGCGCAAGTCCTGCGGCTGATGAGGATTTTCCGCATCCTGAAGCTGGCGCGTCACTCCACGGGGCTGCGCTCGCTGGGGGCCACCCTCCGGAACAGTTACAAGGAGGTGGGCCTGCTGCTCCTCTACATGGCCGTCGGGGTGTCGTTTTTCTCCGTCATGGCTtacacggtggagaaggaggacagCGACGATTTCTCCACCATCCCGGCGTGCTGGTGGTGGGCCACCGTCAGCATGACCACCGTCGGGTACGGGGACGTGGTGCCGGTGTCCATAGCGGGAAAGCTGACCGCCTCCGCGTGCATCCTGGCCGGGATCTTAGTAGTCGTGCTCCCGATCACGCTCATTTTCAACAAATTCTCTCTCTTCTACAAGAGGCAGAAACAGCTGGAGGTCGCGATGAGGAGCTGCGACTTCGATGAGGGAATCAAGGAGGTGCCCTCGGTCAACCTGAGGAACTATTACGCACACAAAGTCAAATCTCTCATGGCGAGCTTGTCAAACATGAGCAGGAGTTCACCCAGTGACCACAGCCTGAACGAATCAATACACTGA